Proteins co-encoded in one Vibrio tasmaniensis genomic window:
- the traA gene encoding type IV conjugative transfer system pilin TraA — MKTCTQRALMVGIGVAVSTLFITQPALAADIFASGKQAMKDTAGKGSAVETAMLGTGLAGAVITGLMSRNWFAAVGGFIGGSVLWNVGAPLVGLG; from the coding sequence ATGAAAACATGCACCCAACGCGCCCTCATGGTCGGTATTGGCGTTGCTGTCTCGACACTTTTTATCACTCAGCCCGCTCTGGCCGCTGATATCTTCGCGTCAGGTAAACAGGCGATGAAAGACACCGCTGGCAAAGGCTCTGCGGTTGAAACCGCCATGCTAGGAACCGGATTGGCGGGCGCGGTCATTACCGGATTGATGAGCCGTAACTGGTTTGCCGCCGTGGGCGGATTCATCGGTGGCTCAGTCTTGTGGAACGTGGGCGCGCCCCTTGTCGGCTTAGGCTAA
- a CDS encoding DNA methylase has translation MHSGYPAELYDSLLTDWRTYEFNVMTLGGVRREKLWMNYEADSLHWSAYAGVNFTDRLRIKRKAQRWAKNYQALEPKERLAVLAAMMEVE, from the coding sequence ATGCATTCAGGGTATCCGGCCGAATTATACGACTCGCTATTAACGGACTGGCGGACGTATGAGTTTAACGTGATGACACTGGGTGGTGTGAGACGAGAAAAATTGTGGATGAATTACGAAGCCGATAGTTTGCACTGGTCAGCTTATGCAGGGGTTAACTTTACCGACCGACTACGCATTAAACGAAAAGCCCAACGATGGGCTAAAAACTACCAAGCGTTAGAGCCAAAAGAAAGACTAGCAGTGTTGGCCGCTATGATGGAAGTAGAATAG
- the traK gene encoding type-F conjugative transfer system secretin TraK, translated as MNLNQPFFNPSMRWRSLCLSMALLLTWLIPPLAIADNAAMVSYEFDEGDTIPLALSSINVNRLLVKNDRILSIVCPKGFCTSSGNQKDASGSIALKINIALPFTAHLTTEKGRLFALFITPKATPSLVTEFVWSQSYKEQQSPIALVADYPAAMTALTKAMMRSVHDGAPIAGFKRHDVDPKTLPKDEAALAIIPQTVFVGRNYSGVVYQLKNQGRSDLSLTTAQFYSDSARSAALDAYQLKPGQTTTLYLITGGGAAHVR; from the coding sequence ATGAATCTTAATCAACCCTTTTTTAACCCCTCAATGCGGTGGCGCTCCCTTTGTTTATCCATGGCGCTTTTGTTGACATGGCTCATCCCCCCTTTAGCCATAGCCGACAATGCCGCCATGGTCAGTTATGAGTTTGATGAAGGCGACACCATACCCTTGGCACTCTCTTCCATTAACGTGAACCGCTTGCTGGTCAAAAACGACCGCATTCTTTCTATAGTCTGCCCGAAAGGGTTTTGCACCTCGTCAGGCAACCAAAAAGACGCATCAGGCTCCATTGCACTAAAAATCAATATCGCCTTACCGTTCACTGCGCACCTGACCACAGAGAAAGGGCGGCTGTTCGCGCTGTTCATTACGCCTAAAGCGACCCCGTCTTTGGTCACAGAGTTTGTCTGGTCACAAAGCTACAAAGAGCAGCAAAGCCCGATAGCGCTTGTAGCCGATTACCCCGCGGCCATGACCGCGCTCACCAAAGCCATGATGCGCTCTGTCCATGACGGCGCGCCCATTGCGGGCTTTAAACGCCACGACGTTGACCCTAAAACGCTGCCTAAAGATGAAGCGGCATTAGCCATCATCCCTCAAACGGTCTTCGTTGGCCGTAATTACTCTGGGGTGGTTTATCAGCTCAAAAACCAAGGCCGCAGTGACCTATCGCTGACCACCGCGCAGTTCTACAGCGACTCTGCACGCTCAGCTGCGCTCGATGCCTATCAATTAAAACCAGGGCAAACCACCACGCTCTATCTCATCACCGGAGGAGGCGCCGCTCATGTTCGATAA
- a CDS encoding TraY domain-containing protein has product MNKKLSDLKGTHVNVKLSGKHNQILDSSTAHNSRTKRAEAQARLEHHLELFGVNWEVPKDKP; this is encoded by the coding sequence TTGAATAAGAAATTATCCGATTTAAAAGGTACGCACGTCAACGTGAAGCTCTCAGGCAAACATAACCAAATTCTAGATAGCTCAACGGCTCACAATAGCCGTACAAAACGCGCGGAAGCGCAAGCACGACTAGAGCATCACCTTGAGCTGTTCGGTGTGAACTGGGAAGTACCCAAAGATAAACCGTAA
- the traL gene encoding type IV conjugative transfer system protein TraL, which translates to MEDPHQFFSIPKHMNKGRRWLGFPVDEIAPAFFIFGLSFWLKHEMIGLTLSMAWFGGLRYIKAQYGDNIITLSLYWWGASFIKSTLFKRTPSACRRYWIF; encoded by the coding sequence ATGGAAGACCCTCATCAGTTTTTCTCTATCCCAAAACACATGAACAAAGGTCGCCGCTGGCTCGGCTTCCCTGTTGATGAAATCGCGCCAGCCTTCTTTATTTTCGGCCTCTCATTTTGGCTGAAACACGAAATGATAGGGCTGACGTTATCGATGGCTTGGTTTGGGGGGTTGCGTTACATCAAAGCGCAATACGGTGACAACATCATTACCCTGTCACTTTATTGGTGGGGGGCTTCCTTCATCAAGTCCACCCTTTTTAAGCGCACGCCCTCAGCCTGTCGCCGTTACTGGATTTTTTAA
- a CDS encoding ParA family protein — translation MKVIDVWNPKGGQGKSMLTINLAAAAVELGKKVLVICQDPQGTSTLYHKGGKLPFEVLSSIPRTKPDADILIFDHQAADWDVPEGALLIMPFKPARDQYATYMDAFKRAELVGKSIITVVTDTSSHRPEEVNVTKAMKKRGAFTIPSSGVFGRAACEYRTIFDDALNRAYKVRERRREFLQIMSHILVEVK, via the coding sequence ATGAAAGTTATTGATGTTTGGAACCCTAAAGGGGGGCAAGGTAAATCCATGCTTACTATTAACCTTGCAGCAGCAGCGGTCGAGTTAGGTAAAAAAGTTCTCGTTATATGCCAAGACCCACAAGGAACCTCTACTCTCTATCATAAGGGAGGAAAGCTTCCTTTTGAGGTTTTAAGTTCAATTCCTAGAACAAAACCTGATGCGGATATATTGATTTTTGATCATCAAGCAGCAGATTGGGATGTCCCTGAGGGGGCTTTATTAATCATGCCATTTAAACCTGCAAGAGATCAGTATGCCACTTATATGGATGCCTTTAAACGTGCTGAACTGGTAGGGAAATCGATTATTACAGTTGTAACTGATACTAGTAGCCATCGACCTGAGGAAGTCAATGTAACAAAGGCAATGAAAAAAAGGGGAGCGTTTACTATTCCATCTAGTGGCGTGTTTGGTAGAGCGGCGTGTGAATATCGTACTATTTTTGATGATGCTTTGAATAGAGCTTACAAAGTAAGAGAGCGCCGCCGTGAGTTTTTACAGATTATGAGCCATATACTAGTGGAGGTTAAGTGA
- the traV gene encoding type IV conjugative transfer system lipoprotein TraV — MNRQFLFSLSILLGLTGCSAGFESEYSCDKVGGVSGCVTMNEVRDNVYGYTGDSGIPTVSPQSRLAPPSAFTLLPRRNREGEPERSQEDVKKLTVFPFIDKDNHYIDTMDVYFVLDDSRWSGRPAREIWKD, encoded by the coding sequence ATGAATAGACAGTTTTTGTTTTCACTATCGATACTCCTAGGTCTGACCGGATGCAGCGCGGGCTTTGAGAGCGAATACAGTTGCGATAAGGTCGGCGGCGTTTCCGGATGCGTCACCATGAACGAGGTTCGAGACAACGTCTACGGCTATACCGGTGACAGCGGCATACCCACGGTTTCCCCTCAATCGCGTCTTGCCCCACCTTCCGCCTTTACCTTACTGCCAAGGCGCAATCGAGAGGGGGAGCCTGAGCGAAGCCAAGAAGACGTTAAAAAGCTCACCGTCTTCCCTTTCATCGACAAAGACAATCACTACATCGATACGATGGATGTTTACTTTGTCTTAGACGATAGTCGTTGGTCTGGGCGCCCTGCCCGCGAGATTTGGAAGGATTAA
- the traE gene encoding type IV conjugative transfer system protein TraE, whose translation MDPFVKRDKLAVKSLLNLFLSAGFLVMLITNLVLGYTSYQALTHQSRTLVPPTLSQAFTISDGAVDEPYLQQMADYLLHLKLNITPASVGRQFGLLLDYVDETSWHSVQPKLLREATVIKKDNISSQFAVEDVRISLDTLQVQLYGTLQKHVGQRALEPEMKWYQVNFSYEQGSIGLLSIEAVEVNTDES comes from the coding sequence ATGGACCCGTTTGTCAAACGGGATAAGCTGGCCGTCAAAAGCCTCCTCAATCTTTTTTTGAGTGCAGGCTTTCTTGTCATGCTTATCACGAACCTGGTGTTGGGTTACACCAGTTATCAAGCCCTGACCCACCAAAGCCGAACCTTAGTCCCCCCGACACTCTCTCAAGCCTTTACCATTTCAGACGGCGCGGTCGATGAGCCTTACCTTCAACAAATGGCTGATTACCTCCTCCACCTGAAACTCAACATTACGCCAGCCAGCGTTGGCCGTCAGTTTGGCTTGTTGCTTGACTATGTTGATGAAACCAGTTGGCACAGCGTACAACCTAAGCTGCTTCGTGAAGCCACGGTGATTAAAAAAGACAACATCAGCAGTCAATTTGCGGTCGAGGACGTCCGTATCTCCCTCGATACCCTCCAAGTACAGCTCTACGGCACACTCCAAAAGCACGTCGGCCAACGCGCCCTAGAGCCGGAGATGAAGTGGTATCAAGTTAACTTTAGCTACGAACAAGGCTCAATAGGTTTACTCTCCATTGAAGCCGTCGAGGTCAATACCGATGAATCTTAA